DNA sequence from the Acidobacteriota bacterium genome:
CCACATACACCTCGCGCAAGCCGCCCCCCGTCATGACGAGAACGTGCGGCGGCAGCGCATCGAGCAGCTCGTTCGCGAAGACGGCCCCGCGTATCCGCGGGGGCGGATCGGGGCCGGACGAAGCGAGGCGCGCGGCGTGCCGGCCGAGCGTCGCCGGCTGCGCGGCGCGCGCCGCCTCGCTCGGTTCCACCAGGTGGAGGTGGATCGCGTCGTAGAAAGGTGGATCGTCCCGCGCCGCGGCGTCCAGAATGTCGCGGGCCAACCGTCCGTTCCCGGCCGCCGCCTCCACCAGGTCGAACACGCCGGGTCCGGTACCTTCCGGCGACCCCGGAAGCAGGCGCCACATCTCCGCGAACTGGCGCGCGAGCAGGCGTCCGAACAGCGGACCGAGGTCGACGCTGGTGTAGAAGTCGCCGGCGCGGCCGGAGCGCTGCTCCGCGCGCGTGTAGTAGCCCAGGCCGGGGTGGTAGAGGGCCAGCGCGGCGAAGTCGGCGAACGGGATCGGGCCGGCCCGCCCGATCCGATCCCGGATCACCTCCGGCAGGGTCATCTCACGCCGGGTACGAGCCAAACGGCAGTTGCCGCGCTTCCGTGGCGCGCTACTGCTTCTCCACCTGGAGGAAGACGCGGTTCTCACCGCGCTGCACGAGCATGAACGCCGTCCGTCCGGAGTCTATGGCGTCGAGCACGTCGATCGCCTGGCTCGCCGTCTCCACCTCCGTCCGATTGATCCGGAGGATGACGTCGCCCTGCCGCACGTCGCTCGCCTCGGCGGCGCCGCCGCCCGCGACGCCGCTGACGACCGCGCCGGTCGTCCCTTCGGGCACGCCCAACTGCTGTGACAGGTTCGGTGTCAGGTTCTGCAGCGTGATGCCGAAGCCTTCGCTCGTCTCTTCGCCATTGTCGTTCGTCATCACCGCGGTCCGTTCCTCATCGAGGTTCAGCTCGCCGATGGTGACGTCGAGAGTCATCCTTTCGAGGTCGCGCACGATTTCGACGGGTACGACGGTGCCGGGTGTGGTGGCGACGACGCGTCCCTGAAGGTCCTCGGTATTCATCACCGGTTCGCCGTTGTAGGCGACAATCACGTCGCCCGGCCGCATCCCCGCGTCGTCGGCCGGACCGCCGTCATTGACGGCGCTGATGGCCACGCCGTTCGGCTCGTCCAGGCCGAGGACCTCGTAGCCTTCTCGTGGGACGTCGGCGATTCCGACGCCGATCACGCCGCGCGTCACCTTGCCGTCGTGCAACTGTTCCAGCAGGTCGCGCACCGTGTTGATGGGAACCGCGAAGCCGATCCCGACGTTGCCCATCCGGTCGCTGATGATCGCCGTGTTCACTCCCACGACCTCGCCGCGGATGTTCAGGAGCGGCCCGCCGGAATTGCCCGGATTGATCGCCGCGTCGGTCTGCAGCATGTCGACGGGGCGGCCGCGGACCGGGCGGAGGCCCCGGCCCGTCGCGGAGATAATGCCGACCGTCAGGGTGTGACCGTAACCGAACGGATTGCCGATGGCCATCACCCAGTCGCCGGGCGCCATCTGCGAGGAATCGCCGAACGTGGCGGACGTCAGCTCCCAGTCCGGCTTTTC
Encoded proteins:
- a CDS encoding PDZ domain-containing protein, translating into MKSTARTTFATAALIAVTSMAIGMVVASRFNLTPASSAQRIQTPVNPAPITGGLTATTFREIAETQTGMVVNIRIAARQTQTDLNDFFGGGNEFFRRFFGDPPPQQEPRDEVVRSAGSGFVIDPSGLILTNSHVVENATKIEIDFFGDDERDFYEARVLGRDPLSDSALLELVEKPDWELTSATFGDSSQMAPGDWVMAIGNPFGYGHTLTVGIISATGRGLRPVRGRPVDMLQTDAAINPGNSGGPLLNIRGEVVGVNTAIISDRMGNVGIGFAVPINTVRDLLEQLHDGKVTRGVIGVGIADVPREGYEVLGLDEPNGVAISAVNDGGPADDAGMRPGDVIVAYNGEPVMNTEDLQGRVVATTPGTVVPVEIVRDLERMTLDVTIGELNLDEERTAVMTNDNGEETSEGFGITLQNLTPNLSQQLGVPEGTTGAVVSGVAGGGAAEASDVRQGDVILRINRTEVETASQAIDVLDAIDSGRTAFMLVQRGENRVFLQVEKQ